A portion of the Oryzias melastigma strain HK-1 linkage group LG1, ASM292280v2, whole genome shotgun sequence genome contains these proteins:
- the as3mt gene encoding arsenite methyltransferase has product MAEDSSARGSGFADSSTHLDVKEYYGKRLKKTSDLQSNACMTPAQPTPTFIREALKKVHPEVIARYYGCGLLVPESLEGCSILDLGSGSGRDCYMLSQLVGEKGHVTGIDMTEGQLDVARKYLDYHMTEFGFQKPNVSFVQGYIEALTEAGLQKNSFDVIISNCVVNLSPDKRRVLSEAYAVLKDGGELYFSDIYSSSRLPEQIRNHKVLWGECLGGALWWKDLLQMAEATGFSLPRLVTATAVTVDNKELQDILGDFRFVSATYRLFKVPKGQSKGCGVMYNGGIPGAETVLHFDCCYTFNANEAVEVDQELASILKHSRFAEDFTFQPPGGSCEPRGIPAEANAVDPFELALKSGKQGLASATGGGCCSTRSADCCK; this is encoded by the exons ATGGCTGAAGACAGCAG CGCGCGCGGAAGTGGATTTGCTGACAGCTCCACCCACCTGGATGTGAAG GAGTACTATGGAAAGAGGCTGAAGAAAACCTCCGATCTGCAGAGCAATGCGTGCATGACTCCGGCTCAGCCGACCCCCACCTTCATCCGCGAGGCCTTGAAGAAAGTTCACCCTGAGGTCATCGCGCG GTACTACGGCTGTGGCCTGCTGGTGCCGGAGAGCTTGGAGGGCTGCTCCATCCTAGACCTGGGCAGCGGCAGTGGGAGGGACTGCTACATGCTGAGTCAGCTGGTGGGCGAGAAGGGTCATGTCACTGGCATCGACATGACTGAGGGTCAG cTCGATGTGGCCAGAAAATACTTGGATTATCACATGACTGAGTTTGGCTTCCAGAAGCCGAATGTCTCTTTTGTGCAGGGATACATTGAGGCTTTGACTGAGGCAGGCCTACAGAAGAACTCGTTTGACGTCATCAT ctccAACTGCGTGGTCAATCTCTCCCCTGACAAGAGGCGCGTTCTGTCCGAAGCTTACGCTGTGCTCAAG GATGGGGGAGAGCTTTACTTCAGCGACATCTACTCCAGCAGCAGACTGCCAGAGCAAATCAGAAACCATAAAGTCTTGTGGG GTGAGTGCCTCGGCGGCGCGCTCTGGTGGAAGGATCTTCTGCAGATGGCTGAAGCGACAGGCTTCAGTCTCCCCCGGCTGGTGACAGCCACCGCCGTCACGGTGGACAACAAGGAGCTGCAGGACATCCTGG GTGATTTCAGATTTGTCTCTGCCACGTACCGCCTGTTCAAGGTCCCCAAGGGTCAGTCCAAGGGCTGTGGGGTGATGTACAACGGCGGGATTCCAGGGGCAGAGACCGTCCTCCACTTTGACTGCTGCTACACCTTTAAC GCCAACGAGGCAGTAGAGGTGGACCAGGAGCTGGCCAGCATCCTGAAACACTCCAGGTTTGCAGAAGACTTCACTTTCCAGCCACCAGGGGGCTCCTGTGAGCCGCGCGGCATCCCAGCTGAG GCGAACGCAGTGGATCCTTTCGAGCTGGCCCTCAAGTCCGGCAAGCAGGGCCTCGCCTCGGCCACAGGGGGGGGTTGCTGCAGCACTCGATCTGCTGACTGCTGCAAGTGA